Proteins encoded by one window of Bactrocera oleae isolate idBacOlea1 chromosome 4, idBacOlea1, whole genome shotgun sequence:
- the PIG-V gene encoding GPI mannosyltransferase 2: MTEKITKLALASRVIILVLQLIANHLMPDHKSDVFRSPIAQQTQTQHVGVLETNEFITHNATENSWLDRTVQFCLGGLRHWDGEYFLHIAEYSYSYENTLAFYPLFPLVVRAGANALFALNMGVSLRSWCLVVAVLVNVFCFCKAANALYALTQRIFKDPNKSWNAALLFCFNPASIFFTAAYSEALFCWLSLHLMLECVSEFRFARTTITLALSIVSRSNGLLNAGYPIYFMLRHTILKSYQRCFAAVKITLCLIGALTPLTFFYFYAFKQYCVPHHTVAHSEAVLNYAREKNYILAGHRMPQNSPWCDNTFPFPYSYIQSHYWNVGFLRYYELKQLPNFMLALPVLAFLLYHCFTYFRHFMRILLPHYPNMQLLKEYKSLPFVLHALVLTLFCTFFVHIQISTRLLCSATPCLYWFAADQLPKTFDLIKLRSKAGSILVWFTSYYLIGTALFCNNLPWT, translated from the coding sequence atgactGAGAAAATAACGAAATTAGCGCTAGCTAGTCGAGTGATTATATTGGTATTGCAGTTAATTGCAAACCACCTGATGCCTGATCACAAATCAGATGTATTTCGTTCACCGATTGCACAACAAACTCAAACTCAACATGTAGGAGTACTCGAAACCAACGAATTTATCACCCATAATGCCACCGAAAATTCTTGGCTTGATCGCACAGTACAATTTTGTCTTGGCGGCCTGCGTCACTGGGATGGTGAATATTTTCTACACATAGCAGAATATTCCTATTCTTACGAGAATACGCTCGCCTTTTACCCGCTGTTTCCGCTGGTGGTACGTGCAGGCGCAAATGCTTTGTTTGCGCTCAATATGGGCGTTTCCTTGCGTAGCTGGTGTTTGGTCGTAGCCGTATTGGTTAATGTATTTTGCTTCTGCAAAGCAGCTAATGCACTATATGCGCTCACACAGCGCATTTTTAAGGACCCAAATAAAAGTTGGAATGCAGCGTTACTGTTTTGTTTCAATCCAGCATCAATATTCTTCACTGCCGCATATTCGGAGGCGCTTTTCTGTTGGTTATCGTTACACTTGATGTTGGAATGTGTTTCCGAATTTCGATTTGCGCGCACCACAATAACACTGGCACTCTCTATTGTGAGCCGTTCAAATGGTCTACTCAATGCAGGCTATCCCATATATTTTATGCTGCGGCACACCATACTCAAGTCATATCAACGCTGTTTTGCTGCTGTAAAAATAACACTTTGTCTGATTGGTGCACTAACGCCGCTCACATTCTTCTACTTTTACGCATTCAAACAGTATTGTGTACCGCATCATACAGTAGCGCATTCAGAGGCTGTGCTGAACTATGCACGTgagaaaaattacattttagctGGTCATCGTATGCCGCAAAACTCACCATGGTGTGATAATACTTTTCCATTtccatattcatacatacaatcACACTATTGGAATGTCGGTTTTCTACGTTACTACGAGCTCAAGCAGTTACCGAACTTTATGTTGGCTCTGCCTGTGCTCGCGTTCCTGCTGTATCATTGCTTTACGTATTTTAGACATTTCATGCGTATCCTACTGCCGCATTATCCTAACATGCAGctattaaaagaatataaatcGTTGCCATTTGTACTGCACGCATTGGTTCTCACActattttgtacttttttcgTGCACATACAAATATCAACACGGTTATTGTGCTCAGCTACGCCATGTCTTTATTGGTTTGCTGCCGATCAGCTGCCCAAGACATTTGATCTAATCAAATTGCGCTCAAAAGCTGGTTCTATACTAGTATGGTTTACAAGTTACTATTTAATTGGCACAGCGCTCTTCTGCAATAATCTACCTTGGACGTAA
- the CtsL1 gene encoding cathepsin L isoform X2, producing the protein MRAVFIFVALFAYASAVSFSDLVKEEWFAYKMEHKKRYSNEVEERFRLKIFNENRLKIAKHNQLYATGKASFKMAINKYTDMLHSEFRETMNGYNNTLRKQLRSNRKFTGVTFIAPAHVTVPTSVDWRSHGAVTDIKDQGHCGSCWAFSSTGALEGQHFRKTNTLVSLSEQNLVDCSSKYNNNGCNGGLMDNAFRYIKDNGGLDTEKSYPYEGIDDSCHYNPSTVGATDRGFVDIPAGDEEKMKQAVATIGPVSVAIDASHESFQFYSEGIYDEPLCDAEQLDHGVLVVGYGTDPSGQDYWLVKNSWGTTWGDKGYIKMARNKENQCGIASASSYPLV; encoded by the exons ATGGAACACAAGAAGCGTTACTCGAACGAAGTTGAAGAGCGTTTccgtttgaaaattttcaatgagAACAGATTGAAGATTGCCAAGCACAATCAATTATACGCAACGGGCAAAGCGTCATTTaaaatggcaatcaacaaatatACCGACATGTTGCATAGTGAATTCCGTGAAACAATGAATGGCTACAACAACACGCTAAGAAAGCAACTGCG TAGCAACAGAAAATTCACCGGCGTCACTTTCATTGCACCAGCTCATGTTACTGTACCGACATCTGTGGATTGGCGTTCGCATGGTGCTGTTACCGATATCAAGGATCAAG GTCACTGTGGCTCCTGCTGGGCTTTCTCCTCAACTGGCGCACTTGAAGGACAGCATTTCCGCAAAACCAATACACTAGTCTCGCTGTCCGAACAGAATTTGGTCGATTGCTCTAGCAAATATAACAACAATGGTTGCAATGGTGGTTTGATGGATAATGCTTTCCGTTATATTAAGGATAATGGTGGCTTAGATACGGAGAAATCCTATCCATATGAGGGTATTGATGATTCCTGTCACTACAATCCATCCACCGTTGGTGCCACCGATCGCGGTTTTGTCGACATTCCAGCCGGCGATGAGGAGAAAATGAAGCAAGCTGTTGCCACAATTGGTCCAGTTTCCGTAGCTATCGATGCATCACATGAATCATTCCAATTTTACTCCGAAGGTATTTACGATGAGCCACTTTGTGATGCCGAGCAATTGGATCACGGTGTATTGGTAGTTGGCTATGGCACTGATCCCAGTGGTCAAGACTACTGGCTGGTAAAGAACTCGTGGGGCACCACTTGGGGTGACAAAGGTTATATTAAGATGGCGCGCAACAAGGAAAATCAATGCGGTATTGCCTCGGCCTCGAGCTACCCACTTGTTTAG
- the CtsL1 gene encoding cathepsin L1 isoform X1, with protein sequence MRAVFIFVALFAYASAVSFSDLVKEEWFAYKMEHKKRYSNEVEERFRLKIFNENRLKIAKHNQLYATGKASFKMAINKYTDMLHSEFRETMNGYNNTLRKQLRSSNRKFTGVTFIAPAHVTVPTSVDWRSHGAVTDIKDQGHCGSCWAFSSTGALEGQHFRKTNTLVSLSEQNLVDCSSKYNNNGCNGGLMDNAFRYIKDNGGLDTEKSYPYEGIDDSCHYNPSTVGATDRGFVDIPAGDEEKMKQAVATIGPVSVAIDASHESFQFYSEGIYDEPLCDAEQLDHGVLVVGYGTDPSGQDYWLVKNSWGTTWGDKGYIKMARNKENQCGIASASSYPLV encoded by the exons ATGGAACACAAGAAGCGTTACTCGAACGAAGTTGAAGAGCGTTTccgtttgaaaattttcaatgagAACAGATTGAAGATTGCCAAGCACAATCAATTATACGCAACGGGCAAAGCGTCATTTaaaatggcaatcaacaaatatACCGACATGTTGCATAGTGAATTCCGTGAAACAATGAATGGCTACAACAACACGCTAAGAAAGCAACTGCG CAGTAGCAACAGAAAATTCACCGGCGTCACTTTCATTGCACCAGCTCATGTTACTGTACCGACATCTGTGGATTGGCGTTCGCATGGTGCTGTTACCGATATCAAGGATCAAG GTCACTGTGGCTCCTGCTGGGCTTTCTCCTCAACTGGCGCACTTGAAGGACAGCATTTCCGCAAAACCAATACACTAGTCTCGCTGTCCGAACAGAATTTGGTCGATTGCTCTAGCAAATATAACAACAATGGTTGCAATGGTGGTTTGATGGATAATGCTTTCCGTTATATTAAGGATAATGGTGGCTTAGATACGGAGAAATCCTATCCATATGAGGGTATTGATGATTCCTGTCACTACAATCCATCCACCGTTGGTGCCACCGATCGCGGTTTTGTCGACATTCCAGCCGGCGATGAGGAGAAAATGAAGCAAGCTGTTGCCACAATTGGTCCAGTTTCCGTAGCTATCGATGCATCACATGAATCATTCCAATTTTACTCCGAAGGTATTTACGATGAGCCACTTTGTGATGCCGAGCAATTGGATCACGGTGTATTGGTAGTTGGCTATGGCACTGATCCCAGTGGTCAAGACTACTGGCTGGTAAAGAACTCGTGGGGCACCACTTGGGGTGACAAAGGTTATATTAAGATGGCGCGCAACAAGGAAAATCAATGCGGTATTGCCTCGGCCTCGAGCTACCCACTTGTTTAG